One stretch of Mangifera indica cultivar Alphonso chromosome 9, CATAS_Mindica_2.1, whole genome shotgun sequence DNA includes these proteins:
- the LOC123225744 gene encoding histone acetyltransferase HAC1-like isoform X2: MNVQAHISAGQVPNQGGLPQQNGNALPPNQMQNLVDGGGSVVVAGVSQQHNILNVDSELLRARGCMRDKIFSILMQRQTQQIDETTRMKCKDISKRLEEGLFKAAFTKEDYMNLDTLEPRLSILIQGRGGHSHNQRHQQLVNSSSSIGTMIPTPGMSHSVNSSMIVASSVDTSVIASTGSNTIAPSNVNTGSLMSAGGLQNGSFNRSDGTLSNGYQQSPANFSIGSQRITSQMIPTPGFNSNNNNSSSSSSNLPYMNVESSNNGGGPSTVESTTVPQLPQEQQHVGGQNSRILHNIGSHMGSGIRSGLPHKSYGYTNGALNCGLGMIGTNLPLVNEPGTSEGYLTTIPYANSPKPLQQHFYHQRSLMQGDGYGLGNADNFGTGNFYGGSSVGTITSNQNFNSLSMQSPISKTSSALICNQSNLHSAPQAANTKPQLIDQSEKMNFSSPLTSRDNLLQSHQQQQFQQQPHQFQHQQQPIQQQCHQKQHGQQQQHLLNNDAYGLSQVMPDIGSEVKHEPGLEQQNEVMHSQVSEQFQMPVSQNQFQLNPSGDHSMGSQSQVALQGPWHPQSLERTQMTGNISNDQQIQEDFHQRIAGQGEAQRNNLSSDGSVIGQPANPRSTTEPPNSRGTSCRSSSGIRDQQFRKQQKWLLFLHHARRCAAPEGKCPAVHCITVQRLWKHMENCNSPQCPYPYCYDSRSLISHLRQCRNPCCPVCVPVKKYLHQHKERACHNSDSRLPSSVGGSCKSYDTGDTSGGVIPKTPPVVESSQDIQPSLKRMKLEQSSQSLVPESNAALASAISEPHVSQDFQHQDYQQGKIGMPIKSEFMEVKTEASVSSGQGSPHNSDMKDNVGDIGNQRPDVEPSIYGDPTASAKQENVKPENESDVSKQENVAQAAENAAGTKSGKPKIKGVSLTELFTPEQVRRHITGLRQWVGQSKAKAERNQAMEHSMSENSCQLCAVEKLTFEPPPIYCTPCGARIKRNAMYYTMGAGDTRHYFCIPCYNEARGDTILVDGTNVPKTRLEKKKNDEETEEWWVQCDKCEAWQHQICALFNGRRNDGGQAEYTCPNCYIAEVERGERKPLPQSAVLGAKDLPRTILSDHIEQRLFKRLKAERQERARIQGKSYDEVPGAEALVIRVVSSVDKKLEVKQRFLEIFQEENYPTEFPYKSKVILLFQKIEGVEVCLFGMYVQEFGSECEFPNQRRVYLSYLDSVKYFRPEIKAVTGEALRTFVYHEILIGYLEYCKLRGFTSCYIWACPPLKGEDYILYCHPEIQKTPKSDKLREWYLSMLRKASRESIVVDLTNLYDHFFVSTGECRAKVTAARLPYFDGDYWPGAAEDLIYQIRQEEDGKKLNKKGITKKPITKRALKASGQADLSGNASKDLLLMHKLGETICPMKEDFIMVHLQHACTHCCMLMVSGNRHVCRQCKNFQLCDKCFEAEKKREERERHPINLREVHPLEDVPVTDVPVDTKDKDEILESEFFDTRQAFLSLCQGNHYQYDTLRRAKHSSMMVLYHLHNPTAPAFVTTCNMCHLDIETGQGWRCEVCPDYDVCNACYQKDGGIDHPHKLTNHPSTADRDAQNKEARQIRVLQLRKMLDLLVHASQCRSPHCQYPNCRKVKGLFRHGIQCRVRASGGCLLCKKMWYLLQLHARACKESECHVPRCRDLKEHLRRLQQQSDSRRRAAVMEMMRQRAAEVAGTAG; encoded by the exons ATGAATGTACAGGCGCATATATCGGCAGGGCAAGTTCCTAATCAAGGGGGACTGCCACAGCAAAACGGGAATGCATTGCCACCTAATCAAATGCAAAATTTAGTAGATGGTGGTGGTAGTGTAGTTGTTGCTGGGGTTTCTCAGCAGCATAATATACTGAATGTGGATTCTGAGCTGCTCAGAGCTCGGGGTTGTATGCGCGACAAGAT CTTTTCTATTCTAATGCAACGCCAGACACAACAAATTGACGAAACAACAAGAATGAAGTGCAAAGATATTTCAAAACGCTTAGAGGAGGGTCTATTTAAAGCTGCTTTTAcaaag GAGGATTATATGAATTTAGACACATTAGAGCCTCGTTTGAGTATTCTGATTCAGGGAAGAGGTGGCCATAGCCATAATCAACGCCATCAGCAGCTTGtaaattcttcatcttccattGGTACAATGATACCAACACCTGGGATGTCACATAGTGTGAATTCATCAATGATTGTTGCATCCTCTGTTGATACTTCAGTGATTGCCTCCACTGGAAGTAATACCATCGCACCCTCAAATGTCAACACGGGAAGTCTTATGTCAGCTGGTGGCTTACAGAATGGTTCCTTCAATAGATCTGATG GGACGCTCTCTAATGGATATCAACAATCACCTGCCAATTTTTCCATTGGTTCCCAAAGGATCACAAGTCAAATGATTCCTACACCTGGATTTAACAGTAATAATAACAACAGCAGTAGTAGTAGCAGTAATCTGCCTTATATGAATGTGGAGTCTTCTAATAATGGTGGTGGGCCTTCAACTGTTGAATCTACAACGGTACCACAGCTACCCCAGGAGCAGCAGCATGTTGGTGGTCAAAACAGCCGCATATTGCACAACATTGGCAGTCACATGGGTAGTGGTATAAGGTCTGGCTTGCCGCATAAATCTTATGGGTACACTAATGGAGCTCTAAATTGTGGGTTAGGGATGATTGGGACCAATTTACCCCTTGTGAATGAACCTGGCACTTCTGAGGGCTATTTAACTACCATCCCATATGCTAATTCACCCAAACCTTTACAACAACACTTCTATCATCAGCGTTCACTAATGCAGG GTGATGGATATGGCTTGGGCAATGCTGATAACTTTGGGACTGGGAACTTCTATGGAGGTTCCTCAGTTGGAACAATTACGAGTAATCAGAATTTTAATTCCTTGAGCATGCAGTCGCCCATCTCCAAAACGAGCTCTGCATTGATCTGTAATCAGTCGAATTTGCATAGTGCACCACAGGCTGCAAACACAAAGCCTCAATTGATTGATCAATCAGAGAAGATGAATTTCTCTTCCCCCTTAACCTCTAGAGACAATCTTCTGCAGTCTCATCAACAGCAGCAATTTCAGCAACAACCACATCAATTTCAACACCAGCAACAACCCATTCAACAACAGTGTCACCAGAAGCAGCATGGTCAGCAGCAACAGCATTTGTTAAACAATGATGCATATGGTCTTTCTCAGGTGATGCCTGATATAGGCAGTGAAGTAAAGCATGAACCTGGATTGGAGCAGCAGAATGAAGTTATGCATTCACAAGTTTCTGAACAATTCCAGATGCCTGTGTCACAAAACCAATTTCAGCTGAATCCTTCTGGAGACCATTCTATGG GATCTCAATCACAGGTAGCTCTTCAGGGTCCATGGCATCCTCAATCATTGGAAAGGACTCAAATGACTGGGAACATCTCCAATGATCAGCAAATACAGGAGGATTTCCACCAGAGGATAGCTGGGCAAGGTGAAGCTCAGCGCAATAATTTGTCTTCGGATGGATCTGTTATTGGTCAACCTGCCAATCCTAGAAGCACAACAGAGCCCCCAAATTCTAGAGGTACTAGCTGCAGATCCAGCAGTGGAATCCGTGACCAACAGtttagaaaacaacaaaaatggctTTTGTTCTTGCACCACGCTCGTCGATGTGCGGCTCCTGAAGGAAAGTGTCCGGCTGTTCATTGCATTACTGTTCAAAGATTGTGGAAACATATGGAGAATTGCAATTCACCTCAATGTCCATACCCTTACTGCTATGATTCTAGAAGTCTGATAAGTCATCTCAGGCAGTGCAGAAACCCTTGTTGCCCTGTTTGTGTTCCTGTGAAGAAGTATCTGCATCAACATAAAGAACGTGCTTGCCATAACTCTGACTCTCGGTTGCCGAGTTCAGTTGGTGGATCGTGTAAATCCTATGATACTGGAGACACTTCAGGTGGAGTGATTCCTAAAACTCCACCTGTTGTTGAAAGTTCACAAGATATACAGCCTTCTCTAAAACGAATGAAATTAGAACAATCCTCTCAATCTCTTGTTCCTGAGAGCAATGCTGCATTGGCTTCTGCAATTTCAGAACCTCATGTCTCCCAAGATTTTCAGCACCAAGATTACCAACAGGGAAAGATTGGTATGCCTATTAAGTCAGAGTTTATGGAAGTAAAAACTGAAGCTTCTGTAAGTTCTGGACAAGGAAGTCCTCATAACAGTGACATGAAGGATAATGTGGGTGACATTGGCAACCAAAGGCCTGATGTTGAGCCTAGCATATATGGGGATCCTACTGCTTCAGCCAAGCAAGAAAATGTTAAACCTGAGAATGAAAGTGATGTGTCTAAGCAAGAAAATGTGGCACAGGCTGCTGAAAATGCAGCTGGAACCAAGTCTGGAAAGCCAAAAATAAAGGGGGTGTCACTGACCGAATTGTTTACTCCAGAACAAGTTAGACGGCACATAACAGGCCTAAGGCAGTGGGTTGGCCAG AGTAAAGCAAAAGCAGAAAGGAATCAAGCAATGGAGCATTCAATGAGTGAGAACTCTTGTCAGCTGTGTGCAGTTGAGAAGCTCACTTTTGAACCACCACCTATATACTGCACACCATGTGGTGCTCGTATTAAACGAAATGCAATGTATTATACCATGGGAGCTGGTGATACACGCCACTATTTCTGTATTCCATGTTATAATGAGGCTCGTGGAGACACAATCCTTGTTGATGGAACTAATGTTCCAAAGACAAGgctagagaagaagaaaaatgatgagGAGACAGAAGAATGG TGGGTTCAGTGTGACAAGTGTGAAGCTTGGCAACATCAAATTTGTGCTCTATTTAACGGTCGAAGGAATGATGGTGGACAAGCTGAATATACTTGTCCTAATTGCTACATAGCAGAGGTTGAAAGAGGAGAGCGCAAGCCTTTGCCACAGAGTGCTGTTCTCGGGGCCAAAGATTTGCCAAGAACAATTCTTAGTGACCACATAGAGCAGCGATTGTTTAAGAGACTAAAGGCAGAGAGACAAGAAAGGGCTAGGATTCAAGGAAAATCATATGATGAG gTTCCTGGGGCTGAAGCACTTGTAATTCGAGTTGTTTCATCTGTTGACAAAAAGTTGGAAGTGAAGCAGCGGTTTCTTGAAATTTTTCAGGAAGAGAATTACCCAACAGAATTCCCATACAAGTCCAAG GTAATTCTGCTGTTTCAGAAGATTGAAGGCGTAGAAGTATGCCTTTTTGGTATGTATGTTCAAGAATTTGGATCAGAGTGCGAATTTCCAAATCAGCGTCGTGTATATCTATCATATTTGGACTCTGTGAAGTATTTTCGGCCTGAGATTAAAGCCGTTACTGGAGAAGCCCTTCGTACATTTGTCTATCATGAAATCCTG ATTGGCTACCTTGAATATTGCAAATTGCGTGGCTTTACAAGCTGTTATATATGGGCCTGCCCTCCACTAAAGGGTgaagattatatattatattgtcaTCCGGAAATTCAGAAAACTCCAAAATCTGATAAGCTTCGAGAATG GTATTTGTCGATGTTAAGAAAAGCTTCCCGGGAAAGCATCGTGGTTGATCTCACTAATTTGTATGACCACTTCTTTGTATCAACTGGTGAATGTAGAGCTAAGGTAACTGCAGCTAGACTGCCATATTTTGATGGTGACTACTGGCCTGGTGCTGCAGAAGATCTAATCTATCAGATTCGTCAAGAAGAAGATGGTaaaaaactgaataaaaaaGGAATAACCAAAAAACCTATCACAAAAAGGGCTCTTAAAGCATCTGGTCAAGCTGACCTCTCTGGTAACGCGTCAAAGGATCTGCTACTAATGCATAAA CTTGGTGAGACCATTTGCCCAATGAAGGAAGATTTTATCATGGTTCATTTACAGCATGCGTGCACTCATTGTTGTATGCTAATGGTATCTGGGAACCGTCATGTATGCAGACAGTGCAAAAATTTTCAGCTCTGTGATAA ATGCTTTGAAGCTGAAAAAAAACgtgaagaaagagagagacacCCCATCAATTTGAGGGAAGTACACCCTCTTGAGGAT GTTCCTGTTACTGATGTACCGGTTGATACAAAAGATAAAGATGAGATTCTGGAGAGTGAATTCTTTGATACCAGACAGGCATTTTTGAGTCTTTGTCAAGGAAATCATTATCAGTATGATACCTTGAGGCGGGCTAAACACTCATCAATGATGGTCCTTTATCATCTGCATAATCCAACTGCACCTGCATTTGTAACAACATGCAATATGTGCCATCTTGATATAGAAACTGGTCAAGGTTGGCGCTGTGAAGTTTGTCCTGACTATGATGTATGCAACGCTTGTTATCAGAAGGATGGGGGTATTGATCATCCTCATAAATTGACAAATCATCCATCAACTGCTGATCGTGATGCCCAGAATAAAGAAGCTAGACAAATACGGGTCTTGCAG CTTAGAAAAATGCTTGATCTTTTAGTACATGCATCACAATGTCGTTCTCCGCATTGCCAGTACCCTAATTGTCGCAAGGTGAAGGGGCTTTTCCGACATGGTATACAATGTAGAGTTCGTGCATCTGGAGGTTGTCTTCTTTGCAAAAAAATGTGGTATCTACTTCAACTCCATGCTCGAGCATGCAAAGAATCTGAATGCCACGTACCACGTTGCAG AGATCTTAAAGAACATCTGAGGAGGCTACAACAGCAGTCTGATTCTCGGCGTAGGGCTGCTGTGATGGAGATGATGAGGCAAAGAGCTGCAGAGGTTGCTGGCACTGCTGGGTAA